One genomic segment of Flagellimonas marinaquae includes these proteins:
- the efp gene encoding elongation factor P, with the protein MASTSDIRKGLCIKYNNDIYKIVEFLHVKPGKGPAFVRTKLKSVTTGKVIDNTFSAGHKIEDVRVETRSYQFLYNEGETYHFMNTDDYTQIALQRDALDAYDLLKESEVVTIIFNAEDNMPLSVEMPASVVLEVTHTEPGVKGNTATNATKPATVETGATINVPLFINEGDKIKIDTEKASYLERSKE; encoded by the coding sequence ATGGCAAGTACTTCAGATATAAGAAAAGGATTGTGCATCAAGTACAACAACGACATCTACAAAATTGTGGAGTTTCTTCATGTTAAACCAGGTAAAGGGCCTGCATTTGTCCGTACCAAATTAAAGAGCGTAACCACCGGAAAAGTAATCGACAACACTTTTTCCGCCGGTCATAAAATTGAGGACGTCCGTGTAGAAACACGCAGCTATCAATTTTTGTACAACGAAGGTGAAACATATCATTTTATGAACACCGACGATTACACTCAGATCGCATTGCAAAGAGACGCATTGGATGCTTACGATCTTTTGAAAGAAAGTGAAGTGGTAACCATTATTTTCAATGCTGAGGACAACATGCCGCTTTCCGTTGAAATGCCCGCAAGCGTAGTTTTGGAAGTTACCCACACTGAGCCAGGTGTGAAGGGAAACACCGCTACAAACGCAACAAAACCTGCTACGGTAGAAACTGGGGCCACGATCAATGTTCCTCTTTTTATCAACGAAGGTGATAAGATAAAAATCGATACGGAGAAAGCTTCCTATTTGGAGCGCTCCAAAGAATAA
- a CDS encoding UDP-3-O-(3-hydroxymyristoyl)glucosamine N-acyltransferase — protein sequence MKFPKTYTLKEISELIDADFVGNKDFPVLGMNEIHVVEEGDIVFVDHPKYYDKALQSKATVVLINKEVECPEGKALLVSDDPFRDFNKLTRHFKPFESAVISIAESAKIGEGTIIQPNVFIGNHVEIGKNCVIHPNVTIYDGCKLGDNVTIHAGTVLGADAFYYKNRPEGFDKLLSGGNVVIENNVDIGAGCTIDRGVTGSTTIKEGAKLDNQIQVGHDTVIGKKCLIASHVGIAGCCIIEDEVTLWGQVGITSGATIGKKAVILAQSGISKSLEGGKTYFGYPAEEAREKLKQIAYIKKIPEILKKLKKI from the coding sequence ATGAAATTCCCAAAAACCTATACCTTAAAAGAAATTTCGGAACTTATTGATGCCGATTTTGTAGGGAATAAGGATTTTCCTGTTTTGGGCATGAACGAGATCCATGTGGTGGAAGAAGGTGACATTGTATTTGTGGACCATCCCAAGTATTATGACAAGGCACTGCAGTCAAAGGCTACCGTAGTTCTCATCAATAAAGAGGTGGAATGTCCAGAGGGTAAAGCTTTGCTTGTCTCGGATGATCCCTTTAGGGATTTCAATAAGTTAACGCGTCATTTCAAACCTTTTGAAAGTGCAGTAATATCCATAGCGGAATCTGCAAAAATAGGGGAGGGAACCATTATCCAGCCCAACGTATTTATCGGCAACCATGTAGAAATTGGTAAAAATTGCGTAATTCATCCCAACGTAACCATTTACGATGGATGCAAATTGGGCGATAACGTAACCATACATGCAGGAACCGTGTTGGGGGCCGATGCGTTCTACTATAAAAACAGGCCCGAAGGTTTTGACAAATTGCTTTCTGGTGGGAATGTCGTGATAGAGAACAATGTGGATATTGGAGCCGGATGCACCATTGACCGTGGAGTAACAGGCTCAACTACCATAAAAGAAGGGGCTAAATTGGATAACCAAATCCAAGTGGGGCACGATACCGTTATCGGAAAAAAATGTTTGATCGCATCCCACGTAGGTATCGCTGGTTGTTGCATTATTGAGGACGAAGTGACACTTTGGGGCCAGGTGGGTATCACCAGTGGTGCTACCATTGGGAAAAAGGCGGTAATATTGGCTCAATCCGGTATTTCCAAATCCCTGGAAGGCGGTAAAACCTATTTTGGTTACCCGGCAGAGGAAGCTCGGGAAAAACTCAAACAAATTGCATACATCAAAAAGATTCCAGAAATCTTGAAAAAACTAAAAAAGATTTAA
- a CDS encoding VWA domain-containing protein — MELSTVLLIVLAVAAALALVYFQYYHKDPRKGSLKFILAALRFVTLFCGLLLLVNPKFVNRDYFIEKANLILLVDHSESMQEASSEGEIYQAIQQIKQGEAINERFAVHQYGFGDIVSVTDSIRFDQGNTDLSKALTTVNDVFVNGNNVIALFSDGNQTLGKDFEYINLKENLAVNPVVVGDTTQYEDIAVGFINVNKYAFLRNTFPIETSVRYQGNSSASSTISIYLDGSRVHQERIELSAENNSRTIKTLVEAKSVGVKTIKIEIRPLDSERNVTNNSKETAIEVIDEKTNIAIVSDILHPDIGALKKSIESNEQRSVILLKPDATPSELEEIGLFILYQPNRNFKTIYDYLEKYGGNYLTIVGTKTDWNFVNASQNSFTISGSRQQEDVLPVLNNAFGMFGLGEFSVDDFPPLQGTLGEIELNKESETLMYQQLQGVNLDKPLFTILTERNKKEAILFGEDIWRWRAQTYRNEQNFKKFDDFIGNLMIYLVSNKQRNRLELDYELVFDNANLAKIRASYFDESYQFNANASISIKIEGEDNDFTRVSPLLLKGGFYEIDLSNLEAGTYKFTVKVEDENLNRSGTFRILDFNPEKQLISANYKKMGRLASKSNGYLYFLNNLDDLQSELTTSGKFLPVQKTKENVVSLIDFRILLGLIALSLTSEWFIRKYNGLI; from the coding sequence ATGGAACTGAGCACGGTACTTCTTATTGTTTTAGCAGTTGCTGCCGCGCTTGCCCTTGTCTATTTTCAATATTACCATAAAGACCCGAGAAAGGGTTCACTTAAATTTATATTGGCCGCACTGAGGTTTGTCACCTTGTTTTGCGGCCTTTTACTTTTGGTAAATCCAAAGTTTGTCAATAGGGATTATTTTATCGAAAAAGCCAATTTGATTCTATTGGTGGACCATTCCGAATCCATGCAGGAAGCCTCATCAGAGGGCGAAATTTACCAAGCCATACAACAAATAAAGCAGGGTGAAGCCATAAATGAAAGGTTTGCTGTGCATCAATATGGTTTTGGCGATATTGTTTCAGTAACCGATTCCATTCGTTTTGATCAAGGAAATACCGATCTTTCCAAAGCGCTGACTACCGTAAATGATGTTTTTGTAAACGGAAACAATGTTATTGCATTATTTTCTGATGGGAACCAGACCTTGGGCAAGGATTTCGAATACATCAACTTAAAGGAAAATTTAGCTGTAAATCCCGTAGTTGTAGGTGACACCACTCAATACGAGGATATCGCCGTAGGCTTTATCAACGTTAATAAATACGCATTTTTACGTAATACCTTTCCGATTGAGACCTCTGTCCGTTATCAAGGAAACAGTTCAGCATCCAGTACCATTTCTATTTATCTAGATGGCAGTAGGGTTCACCAGGAACGTATTGAACTGAGCGCGGAAAATAACAGCCGGACGATTAAAACTTTGGTCGAGGCAAAAAGTGTAGGGGTTAAAACCATAAAAATAGAAATCAGACCTTTGGACAGTGAACGAAATGTTACCAATAACTCCAAAGAAACGGCCATAGAGGTCATCGATGAAAAAACCAATATTGCGATTGTTTCGGATATACTTCATCCGGATATCGGTGCGCTCAAAAAATCCATAGAATCCAACGAACAACGCTCCGTAATCCTTCTAAAGCCAGATGCCACCCCATCCGAGTTGGAAGAAATAGGTTTGTTCATCCTATATCAGCCTAACAGGAATTTTAAAACTATATACGATTATTTGGAAAAATATGGGGGAAACTATCTCACTATTGTAGGGACAAAAACAGATTGGAATTTTGTGAATGCCTCGCAAAATAGCTTCACGATATCCGGTAGTAGGCAGCAAGAGGATGTTTTACCCGTTTTAAACAATGCATTTGGGATGTTTGGATTGGGCGAATTTTCGGTTGACGACTTTCCGCCCCTGCAAGGAACCCTGGGTGAAATAGAACTTAACAAGGAGAGCGAAACCTTAATGTACCAACAGTTACAAGGTGTAAATTTGGATAAACCCCTATTCACCATTCTTACGGAGCGCAATAAAAAGGAAGCGATATTGTTTGGGGAAGATATTTGGAGATGGAGGGCCCAAACGTACAGAAACGAGCAAAATTTTAAAAAGTTTGATGACTTTATAGGTAATTTAATGATTTATCTAGTTTCCAATAAACAACGGAATCGACTGGAACTGGACTACGAACTGGTATTTGACAATGCCAATTTGGCCAAGATCAGAGCTTCCTATTTTGATGAAAGCTACCAGTTTAATGCCAACGCAAGTATTTCTATCAAAATAGAAGGAGAAGACAATGATTTTACCAGAGTATCTCCATTACTTCTTAAAGGGGGCTTTTACGAAATCGATCTAAGCAACTTAGAGGCCGGCACCTATAAATTTACCGTCAAGGTGGAAGATGAAAACTTGAATAGGTCCGGGACATTTAGAATCTTGGACTTTAATCCCGAGAAGCAACTAATCTCCGCCAACTATAAAAAAATGGGTCGTTTGGCATCCAAAAGTAACGGATACCTTTACTTTTTGAACAATCTGGACGATTTACAATCGGAATTGACCACTTCCGGAAAATTCTTGCCCGTACAAAAGACCAAGGAGAATGTCGTATCTTTAATAGATTTCCGTATTTTATTGGGATTAATTGCTCTATCCCTAACGTCGGAGTGGTTCATCAGAAAATATAATGGATTAATATAA
- the fabG gene encoding 3-oxoacyl-[acyl-carrier-protein] reductase produces MKLLEGKNVIITGASRGIGKGIAEVFAKHGANVAFTYSSSEAPALELEQELTKLGVKAKAYKSNAASFEESEALIAKVLEDFDGRIDVLINNAGITKDNLLMRMGEDDFDKVIEINLKSVFNMTKAVQRTMLKQRKGSIINMSSVVGVKGNAGQTNYAASKAGMIGFTKSVALELGSRNIRCNAIAPGFIETEMTEKLDEKTVQGWREGIPLKRGGSPEDVANACVFLASDLSDYVTGQVLNVDGGMLT; encoded by the coding sequence ATGAAACTTTTGGAAGGGAAAAACGTAATTATAACAGGAGCAAGTAGGGGCATTGGAAAAGGAATCGCAGAAGTATTTGCCAAACATGGAGCAAATGTGGCGTTTACTTACAGCTCTAGTGAAGCTCCAGCATTGGAACTGGAACAAGAATTGACCAAACTTGGCGTCAAAGCCAAAGCCTATAAAAGTAACGCCGCAAGTTTTGAAGAGTCCGAAGCACTTATTGCCAAGGTCTTGGAGGATTTTGATGGCAGGATTGATGTACTCATCAACAATGCAGGCATTACCAAGGACAATTTATTGATGCGAATGGGAGAGGACGATTTTGATAAAGTAATCGAAATCAACCTAAAATCAGTTTTCAATATGACCAAAGCAGTGCAACGTACTATGTTGAAGCAACGTAAAGGCTCTATAATCAATATGAGCAGTGTGGTTGGTGTAAAAGGCAATGCGGGTCAGACCAATTACGCAGCTTCCAAAGCAGGAATGATCGGGTTTACAAAATCCGTTGCCTTGGAACTAGGGTCTAGGAATATACGTTGCAATGCCATTGCGCCAGGTTTTATCGAAACTGAAATGACCGAAAAGTTGGACGAAAAAACAGTTCAAGGTTGGAGGGAAGGTATTCCTTTAAAACGAGGTGGTAGCCCCGAGGATGTTGCCAACGCCTGTGTTTTCTTGGCATCGGACTTATCTGATTATGTCACCGGACAGGTATTGAACGTTGATGGTGGAATGTTAACATAA
- the sucD gene encoding succinate--CoA ligase subunit alpha, translating to MSVLVNKDSNIIIQGFTGSEGTFHAEQMIEYGTNVVGGVTPGKGGQEHLGKPVFNTVAEAVKEVGADTTIIFVPPAFAADAIMEAADAGIKVIITITEGIPVADMVKANDYIKDMDCTLIGPNCPGVITPGEAKVGIMPGFVFKKGKVGIVSKSGTLTYEAADQVVRQGLGITTAIGIGGDPIIGTTTKQAVELLINDPETECVVMIGEIGGQLEAEAARWYKESGSKKPVVGFIAGETAPAGRTMGHAGAIVGGSDDTAQAKKKIMRDCGIHVVDSPAEIGVKVKEVVG from the coding sequence ATGAGCGTCTTAGTAAACAAGGATTCAAACATAATTATACAAGGATTTACCGGTAGTGAAGGAACTTTCCATGCCGAACAAATGATTGAATACGGAACCAACGTAGTCGGTGGTGTGACCCCAGGAAAAGGTGGTCAGGAACATTTGGGAAAACCAGTTTTCAACACCGTTGCCGAAGCTGTAAAAGAAGTTGGTGCCGATACCACGATTATTTTTGTTCCACCCGCATTTGCTGCGGATGCCATTATGGAAGCTGCCGATGCAGGAATCAAGGTGATCATTACCATTACCGAAGGTATTCCCGTAGCGGATATGGTAAAAGCCAACGATTACATCAAGGATATGGACTGTACGTTGATCGGTCCAAACTGCCCAGGAGTAATTACTCCGGGTGAGGCAAAAGTTGGTATTATGCCAGGATTTGTCTTCAAAAAAGGAAAAGTAGGCATTGTGTCCAAATCCGGAACATTGACTTATGAAGCTGCTGATCAAGTTGTTCGCCAGGGATTGGGAATCACAACAGCCATTGGAATTGGTGGTGACCCTATTATTGGGACCACGACAAAACAAGCTGTTGAATTGTTGATCAACGATCCGGAAACCGAATGTGTGGTAATGATCGGTGAAATTGGTGGCCAATTGGAGGCCGAAGCGGCAAGATGGTACAAAGAAAGCGGAAGCAAAAAGCCTGTTGTAGGTTTTATTGCTGGTGAAACTGCTCCTGCCGGACGCACCATGGGACACGCCGGAGCTATTGTAGGCGGTAGTGATGATACCGCACAGGCCAAGAAAAAAATCATGCGCGACTGTGGTATCCATGTTGTGGATTCTCCCGCAGAAATTGGCGTAAAAGTTAAAGAAGTGGTTGGATAA